The following coding sequences lie in one Enterococcus sp. 9E7_DIV0242 genomic window:
- a CDS encoding acetylornithine transaminase, with product MTQLFPNYKRKNIEFVAGDKNYLIDSDGKKYLDFTSGIGVVNLGYNHPVLNQVLKEQSEKIWHTPNLYENSLQEDLAKQLAGASDYLAYFCNSGAEANEAAIKLARKATGRSKIITFEQSFHGRTFGAMSATGQAAIHQGFYPLLPEFAYVPYNALDKLEQELDGNTAAVMLELIQGEGGVIPAEKQWIKQVVALCEKNGSLVIVDEVQTGIGRTGAFYVSEAYDITPDVITLAKGLGNGFPVGAMLGKAKYADAFQAGSHGSTFGGNKLAMAVAGEVVSLIRQPEFLADTKKKGLFAMETLEKCLSGNPIVTNVRGMGLMIGIELSDRQLLELAIDKLQQKNVLVLKAGSTVLRLLPPLTITENELTEGIEKIDQVLEELAHV from the coding sequence ATGACACAGTTATTTCCAAACTATAAACGAAAAAACATCGAGTTTGTTGCAGGGGATAAGAACTATTTGATTGATTCTGACGGAAAAAAATATCTTGATTTTACTAGTGGGATCGGCGTTGTCAATTTAGGCTATAATCATCCGGTGCTTAATCAAGTTTTAAAAGAGCAATCTGAAAAAATTTGGCACACACCCAATCTATACGAAAACAGTCTTCAAGAAGACCTGGCAAAACAGTTAGCCGGTGCCTCTGACTATTTAGCCTATTTTTGTAATAGTGGGGCTGAAGCAAATGAAGCAGCTATAAAATTGGCCCGTAAAGCAACGGGCAGAAGCAAAATCATCACCTTTGAACAATCCTTTCATGGTAGGACCTTTGGCGCTATGAGTGCTACAGGACAAGCTGCAATTCATCAAGGATTTTATCCATTATTGCCGGAATTTGCGTATGTTCCATATAATGCATTGGATAAATTAGAGCAGGAGCTAGATGGAAATACGGCGGCTGTTATGTTGGAACTGATTCAAGGAGAGGGTGGTGTGATTCCAGCTGAAAAACAGTGGATCAAGCAAGTGGTCGCACTTTGTGAGAAAAACGGTTCTTTAGTGATTGTAGATGAGGTGCAGACAGGTATTGGGCGAACAGGCGCTTTCTATGTGTCTGAAGCCTATGATATTACGCCTGATGTTATCACTTTGGCGAAAGGTCTTGGCAATGGGTTTCCAGTCGGCGCGATGCTCGGCAAAGCGAAATATGCAGACGCATTTCAAGCGGGGAGCCATGGTTCAACCTTTGGTGGAAATAAACTAGCGATGGCTGTTGCCGGAGAGGTTGTATCACTCATTCGTCAGCCAGAATTTTTGGCTGATACCAAGAAAAAAGGCTTGTTCGCAATGGAAACACTCGAGAAATGTTTAAGCGGTAATCCGATTGTTACGAATGTGCGAGGAATGGGCTTGATGATTGGTATTGAGCTATCAGATAGACAACTCTTGGAGCTCGCTATAGATAAGTTGCAGCAAAAGAATGTTCTTGTTTTAAAAGCAGGTTCGACAGTTCTGCGCTTGTTGCCACCATTGACAATTACTGAAAATGAACTTACAGAAGGAATAGAAAAAATCGACCAAGTATTGGAGGAATTAGCACATGTCTGA
- the argF gene encoding ornithine carbamoyltransferase, producing the protein MSDTLLGKSILDLTELTKEDFHEIIQLGIAMKKNPKEYNTALSGKILAMIFEKNSTRTRVSFEAGIIQLGGQAIVLDSKNTQMGRGEPVKDTANVLSSYVDGIMIRTYSDQVVQELAEEASIPIINGLTDNHHPCQVLADFMTIYEEKNKLAGLKLAYVGDGNNMAHSFLLGGSIVGMDISIASPVGYEPKVEFTQLAEEIAIKTGSEIVLTENPIEAVKNADVVVTDVWASMGSEAEQKEREVAFHKYQVNDALVKHAKKDFTFLHCLPAHRGEEVTASVIDGEHSVIYQEAENRLHAQKALMVKVMKDV; encoded by the coding sequence ATGTCTGACACGCTTTTAGGAAAAAGTATTTTAGATTTAACGGAACTGACGAAAGAAGATTTTCATGAAATCATTCAGCTCGGGATTGCGATGAAAAAGAATCCTAAGGAGTATAACACCGCATTGTCTGGAAAGATTTTAGCAATGATTTTCGAGAAAAACAGTACGCGAACACGGGTCTCTTTTGAAGCAGGAATTATTCAACTAGGTGGGCAGGCGATTGTTTTGGACAGTAAAAATACTCAAATGGGAAGAGGGGAGCCGGTCAAAGATACAGCAAATGTTCTGTCGTCTTATGTAGACGGTATTATGATTCGGACTTATTCAGATCAAGTCGTTCAGGAATTAGCTGAAGAAGCCTCTATTCCAATCATCAACGGGCTAACGGATAATCACCATCCCTGTCAGGTTTTAGCTGATTTTATGACAATCTATGAAGAAAAAAATAAGCTGGCTGGTTTAAAATTGGCCTATGTAGGAGATGGAAATAATATGGCTCATTCCTTTCTGCTTGGTGGCAGTATTGTAGGGATGGACATTTCGATTGCATCACCTGTCGGCTATGAACCAAAAGTCGAGTTTACTCAATTAGCGGAGGAAATCGCGATAAAAACAGGCAGTGAGATCGTACTTACAGAAAATCCAATCGAAGCAGTGAAGAATGCCGATGTAGTAGTTACTGATGTGTGGGCAAGTATGGGAAGTGAAGCGGAGCAAAAGGAACGAGAAGTTGCTTTTCATAAGTATCAGGTGAATGATGCCTTGGTGAAGCATGCCAAGAAAGACTTTACGTTTTTACATTGCCTGCCTGCTCATCGTGGTGAAGAGGTCACAGCATCTGTGATCGATGGCGAACACTCTGTTATTTATCAAGAAGCAGAAAATCGATTGCATGCACAAAAAGCATTAATGGTCAAAGTGATGAAAGACGTGTGA
- a CDS encoding IreB family regulatory phosphoprotein: MGFTDETVRFDFDESRKKEVSETLATVYRALEEKGYNPINQIVGYLLSGDPAYIPRYQDARNLIRRHERDEIMEELVKHYLTSYGINLR; this comes from the coding sequence ATGGGTTTTACAGATGAAACAGTGCGATTTGACTTTGATGAAAGTCGCAAGAAGGAAGTTAGCGAGACTCTAGCTACCGTATATCGAGCATTAGAAGAAAAGGGTTACAATCCTATCAATCAGATTGTGGGATATTTACTTTCAGGAGACCCGGCCTACATTCCTCGCTATCAGGATGCGCGGAATTTAATTCGCCGTCATGAGCGTGATGAAATCATGGAAGAGCTTGTGAAACATTACCTGACAAGCTATGGTATCAATCTTCGATGA
- the ruvX gene encoding Holliday junction resolvase RuvX gives MRVMGLDVGSKTVGVAVSDLLGWTAQGIEIIRINEEEQEFGFDRLGELIKEYEVTKVVVGLPKNMNNSIGPRAEASMAYGKQVEELFHLPVEYQDERLTTVQAERMLIEQANASRAKRKKVIDKVAAVMILQNYLDRASNK, from the coding sequence ATGAGAGTTATGGGATTAGATGTAGGATCAAAGACAGTCGGTGTAGCTGTCAGTGATCTTCTTGGCTGGACTGCTCAAGGGATAGAGATTATCCGTATCAATGAAGAGGAGCAGGAATTTGGTTTTGACCGTCTGGGTGAACTGATAAAGGAATATGAAGTGACCAAAGTCGTTGTCGGCTTGCCGAAAAACATGAATAATTCAATCGGTCCCAGAGCGGAAGCGTCAATGGCCTACGGGAAGCAGGTGGAGGAGCTATTTCACTTGCCCGTAGAGTATCAGGATGAACGTTTGACAACTGTTCAGGCAGAACGAATGCTGATTGAACAAGCGAATGCATCTCGTGCTAAGCGAAAAAAAGTAATCGATAAAGTGGCGGCAGTCATGATCTTACAAAATTACTTAGATAGAGCTAGCAACAAGTAA
- a CDS encoding DUF1292 domain-containing protein yields the protein MTEHNHEGHEHITLVDEQGNETLYEILLTVDGQEEFGKNYVLLYPAGVPEEEDVELQAYAYIENEEGTEGELQQIETDAEWDMIEEVFNTFMTEEEEK from the coding sequence ATGACAGAACATAATCATGAAGGACATGAGCATATTACATTAGTAGACGAACAGGGGAACGAAACCCTTTACGAAATTTTACTGACTGTTGACGGTCAAGAAGAATTTGGTAAGAATTACGTCCTTCTTTATCCAGCTGGTGTGCCGGAAGAAGAAGATGTTGAACTACAAGCCTATGCTTATATCGAAAATGAAGAAGGAACTGAAGGTGAGCTGCAGCAAATCGAAACGGACGCTGAGTGGGATATGATTGAAGAAGTCTTCAATACCTTCATGACCGAAGAAGAAGAAAAGTAA
- a CDS encoding GNAT family N-acetyltransferase: MNENLNEKMYVTKKLTGNEKAAIRELKATVEKENIGHKLDLDYLDADRSKHLLLWNDEKLEVYAWLSSFDPQELEVSIISQKPERYFETVLAYLHSYVEKQKISEAFLIVDQRDERLKKSIEQMQCKADFSEAYMELNQNNFNPMTEQLLSLTKGTAAERKEIGRFMNDGEDYDIPQEDLDRIMLYKEADDIFSCLRIDESEGRFGIYGFVVQKEQRGRGIGRKVLSTAILEILKKNPKLIYLEVETNNLNAFHLYCSLGFEVKRQFDYYTFQ, encoded by the coding sequence TTGAACGAAAATTTAAACGAAAAAATGTATGTAACAAAGAAATTAACTGGGAATGAAAAGGCAGCAATCAGAGAACTGAAAGCGACAGTTGAAAAAGAAAACATCGGACATAAGCTTGATTTGGATTATTTAGATGCTGATCGAAGTAAACATTTGTTATTATGGAATGATGAAAAATTAGAGGTATATGCTTGGCTGTCTTCCTTTGACCCTCAAGAACTGGAAGTATCAATTATTTCACAGAAGCCAGAACGGTATTTCGAAACAGTCCTAGCGTATTTACATTCTTATGTTGAAAAGCAGAAAATCAGTGAAGCTTTCTTGATTGTTGACCAACGGGATGAACGATTAAAAAAATCCATTGAACAGATGCAATGTAAAGCCGATTTTTCTGAAGCTTATATGGAACTAAACCAGAATAATTTCAATCCAATGACTGAACAGTTGCTTTCTCTGACGAAAGGAACAGCAGCGGAACGAAAAGAAATTGGTCGTTTTATGAATGATGGGGAAGACTATGACATACCACAGGAAGATTTAGACAGGATCATGCTTTACAAAGAGGCCGACGATATCTTCTCTTGTCTACGAATAGACGAATCAGAAGGTCGCTTCGGTATTTATGGTTTTGTTGTGCAGAAAGAACAACGCGGGCGAGGAATTGGCCGAAAGGTTTTATCCACCGCGATTCTGGAAATTCTAAAGAAAAATCCGAAATTGATTTATTTAGAGGTAGAAACGAATAATCTAAATGCATTTCATTTGTATTGCTCTTTGGGATTTGAGGTAAAGAGGCAGTTTGATTATTACACTTTCCAATAG
- a CDS encoding GntR family transcriptional regulator, translating into MNFAENRPIYLQIMDEIIQQIIVGKLKPGNKVMAVREMAVQLSTNPNTVQRALQELERMEILYSERGKGRFVTEDQDIVEKLNREKITEVMTDYLLNMKLLGFTKAESLDRLQHFVEEGQE; encoded by the coding sequence ATGAATTTTGCAGAGAACCGACCCATTTATTTACAAATCATGGATGAAATCATTCAGCAAATCATTGTTGGAAAACTGAAACCGGGCAATAAAGTAATGGCTGTCAGAGAAATGGCTGTTCAATTATCAACCAATCCGAATACGGTTCAACGGGCTTTACAGGAACTTGAGCGAATGGAGATTCTTTATTCGGAGAGAGGAAAGGGACGCTTTGTTACAGAAGATCAGGATATAGTGGAAAAGCTGAATCGCGAAAAGATTACCGAAGTGATGACGGACTACTTATTAAATATGAAGCTGTTGGGTTTTACTAAAGCAGAGTCTTTAGATCGCTTGCAGCATTTTGTTGAGGAGGGACAAGAATGA
- a CDS encoding ABC transporter ATP-binding protein — protein sequence MSFVEVKNLDYKKGGKKIFSNLNFSLDRGRIIALLGENGSGKTTIMRLLSGLALNWKGQMTIDGLPINHGTKSKVSYLVDLNDFPKDFTIEKVLSFYHQFYEDFSLERAAELLDFMELEKKMKLKVLSLGQKGKVSLAVALARKTAVYLLDEPLNGIDLLTRERIIQSLLRWFEEDSLILITTHQLAEIETIVDEVLILKNREIVLHQELESLRETREIGLEELYREELAK from the coding sequence ATGAGTTTTGTGGAAGTAAAAAATTTAGACTACAAAAAGGGCGGTAAAAAGATTTTTTCAAATTTGAATTTTTCTTTAGACAGGGGACGAATCATTGCTCTCTTAGGTGAAAATGGCTCAGGAAAAACGACAATCATGCGCTTGCTTTCAGGATTAGCTTTAAATTGGAAGGGTCAAATGACCATTGATGGTTTACCGATAAATCATGGAACCAAATCAAAGGTCTCCTATTTAGTGGACCTAAATGATTTTCCCAAAGATTTTACAATAGAAAAAGTGTTGAGCTTTTATCATCAATTTTATGAGGATTTTTCTTTGGAGCGAGCGGCTGAGTTGCTGGATTTCATGGAATTAGAAAAGAAAATGAAGTTGAAGGTTTTATCTCTAGGACAGAAGGGAAAAGTTTCTTTAGCGGTTGCTTTAGCAAGAAAAACTGCTGTTTATCTCTTAGATGAACCCTTGAATGGTATTGATTTATTGACGAGGGAAAGAATCATTCAGTCGTTGCTTCGCTGGTTTGAGGAAGATAGCCTTATTTTGATTACTACACATCAACTAGCGGAAATTGAAACGATTGTGGATGAAGTGCTGATTTTGAAGAATAGAGAAATCGTTCTTCATCAAGAGCTTGAGTCATTACGAGAAACCAGAGAAATTGGTTTGGAAGAGCTTTATAGGGAGGAGCTGGCGAAATGA